CAGTTCAAGCTGCCCCGGCCGAGCCCGCCCGCAAGCCGGTCAAGCTGCGACTGGTCCGCTCCACGCCCCGGGCCGCTTGACGGGGCTCAACGGACGCCGAAACAGGAAACGGACGCCCAAGGAGCGCCCGTTTTCAATGGCCCATAGCTTCTTCAGGCGTCGCTCGATGGAGACCTAAAGCAGCGTTCCCTTGAGCACCAGAAGCGCAACGCTGAAATAGATCACGAGGCCCGACACGTCGACCAAGGTGGCGACGAAGGGAGCCGAGGCGCTGGCCGGATCGAAGCCGAGGCGCTTCAGGATGAAGGGCAGCATGGAGCCGGCGAGCGAGCCGAAGGTGACGATGGCGACGAGCGCCAGGGCGACCGTCAAGCCGACGAGGACCCAGTGCGGACCGTAGTCGAAAATCCCGGCCGTCTGCCAGATCGCAATGCGGGCCATGCCGATGACGCCGAGGAACGCGCCCAGCGCCAGGCCGGTCGGTGCTTCGCGCAGCGCCACGCGCCACCAGTCGCCGAGCTTCAACTCGCCCAGCGCCAAGGCGCGGATGATGAGCGAGGTCGCTTGGCTGCCGGAATTGCCGCCCGAACTCATGATGAGCGGGATGAACAGCGTCAGCACGACGGCGCGCTCCAGCTCGTCCTCGAAATGCTGCATGGCGCTGGCCGTCAGCATTTCCGACAGGAACAGAACCGCGAGCCAGCCGGCGCGCTTCTTCAGCATTTCAAGGAAGCCGATGTCGGGATAGGGCTCGTCCAGCGCTTCCACGCCGCCGAACTTGTGCGCGTCCTCGGTCGAGGCCTCGATCATGGCGTCGATCACGTCGTCCACCGTCACGATACCGAGCACGTGGCGCTTCTCGTCCACCACCGGAATGGCGAGAAGGTCGTACTCGGAAATCAGCCGCGCGACCTCCTCGCGGTCGGTCTGCGGCAGGACGGTGATCGGATTGTCGTAGCGCGCGACCGAGCCGACCGGGGCGTGCAGATCACCCGAGATCAGACGGCGCAGCGAGACGGCGCGCTCCAGGCGGCGGGTCGCGGGGTCCACCACGTAGATCGCGTAGATCGTCTCGCGCGCGCCTTCGACCTCGCGCACGTGCTTCAGCGTCTCGCCGATGGTCCAGCTGGACGGCACGGAGACGAACTCCGTGGTCATCAGGCTGCCGGCGCTGCCTTCCGGGTGCGTCAGCAGCGAGGCGACGACGGAGCGCGTCTCGTTGGTGAGCAGCGCCAGAAGCTGCTCGCGCGGCGGCTCCTCCATGTCGCGGAAGAGATAGGCCAGCCGGTCCGCCGCCATGGCGTCGAGAACCGCGGCGGCCTTGGAGGCGTCGAGCGCGGCGAGAATGTTCTGCGGCTCGTCCAGCGAGGGGTGGTCGAAGACTTCGGCCGCGACCTCGATCGGCAGGCGGGCGGTCACGAAGGCCGCCGCCTCGGCGGTCAGCTCGTTCAGCTTCTGGACGATGTCGGCGACATGCTTGCCGCGAAACTCTTCCGCATCCTTGGCAAGCTGGGAGAGCCACTCGAATTCGAGAGTGTCTTGCATGGGTTCGCTCCGGGTCGCCGCGCAGGCACCCGTCGCGAAGCGACGCCTCTAGAGAGAGGCGCCGTGCGGCGAGACCTGACGCGGCCGCGTCAATCGACTGTTACTGTCGCTTGGCATCGAGGTTGAGGTTCCGATTGGAGCCCGGAGGGGTGGGGGAACTGCGTCTCCGGGACTGCGGCCCAATGCCACTTCTCGATGTCGTGATCAAGCGCCTTCTTGCGCTGCGGGAAAAACTTGAGCCGACCGTGTGCCAGGCGGTTTGGGAAACCCGCGAACGTTTTCGGGATTCGGAAAATCCACGGGCGAAAACTGCCCCGTTTTCGATCCTGACGAGAGTTCCCGAGGCGCCTTCCCAGGCAGGCCCCGAACGAATCCTGCTGTCGGTCTACGCCCGTTGGACGGTGGCCGAGTCGGCCGCGCATGCGAAAGGCTTCCTGTTGCGGCAGGTGAACGGCGCAACCTTCGGCTCCATTCCTGCTGCATTTCCCGCGGCTCGGCGCGCCGGCTTGGGACACTTCCAGAGCCCCTCCACCCTCTTCAAGCCGTCCGCATCAAGAGGGCCTGCCGAAGAGCTGAAGGAGAGGGCTCAAGCGGTGGGCGACAGAATGCCGGCCATGGCGCGCAGGATCAGTGCGGCGGACACGGCGCCGGGGTCGAGATGGCCGAGCGAGCGTTCGCCGAGCCGCGCGGCGCGCCCGCGCGAGGCGACCATGGAGCCCGTCGCCTCGGCCGCCCGCTCGGCGGTCTCGGTGACGGCGGGCCACAGCGGCTGCTTTCGGACGAAGGCGGCGCGCGCCGCTTCCGCCGCCGGCAGCCAAACGTCGAGCATGGTCTTGTCGCCGCGCTGCGCCTTGCCGCGCTCGGCGATCCCGGCGGCGATGCCTTCCAGCGTCAGGACCTGTTCCTCGGGGCCGAACTCGACGCGCCCTTCCAGCCTTTGCGCCGCGCGGCGAAAGCCGGTCGCATAGAGCGGCCCGGTGGAGGCGCCGACCGCGTCGAGAAACGCGGCCGCCGCCTGCGCGAAGATCACGGAGGGGCTGGCGTCCCGCGACGCACTGAGCGTGCGGTCGACCGCGCGAAACCCGAGCGCCATCGTCGTGCCGTGGTCGGCGTCGCCGATCGGCCCGTCGAGTTCCGACAGATGCGTCTTCTCCGCTTCGACGGCCTGCCGAATGGCGGCGAAGACGGCGGCAAGTCGGTTGGATGCGGTCTGTTCCATGAGCCTCGTCGCCCTCCCGGCGTGGCGGATCTCCCCTTGCCGGTCTAGGCCGCGCCCTCGCCCTTTCGCAAGGAAAACACGGCCCGCGTTTCAGGCGCCCCCAACAAAAGCCTGTGTGCGGACGGCCTGATCCTCAGGTTGTGGATGGCGCGACATGGAAGAACGGCGTGTCGCAGGGATGGTCGAGAAGGGCCAGCAGCGCGTCGTCGAGATGAAGCACCGAAACCGAGGCGCCGGCCATGTCGAGCGAGGTACAATAGTGGCCGATCCAGTTGCGCGCCACGGTCAGGCCCCGCGCGGCAAGCCGCTGCTCGACCCGGCGATAGAGAACGTAGAGTTCCATGAGCGGCGTCGCGCCGAAGGAGTTCACCAGCACCGCGACACGTCCGCCGCGATCTTCCGGCAGTTCCGACAGGATGCGGTCCATGATCGTGTCGGCCACCGCGTCGGCCGGGCGGATCGCCTCGCGCGAGACTCCGGGCTCGCCGTGGATGCCGACGCCGACCTCCATCTCGTCCGGGCCGATGGCGAAGTTGAAACGCCGGCTCTGCGGCATGGAACAGGGCTCCAGCGCGACGCCCATCGTGTAGGTGCGCTGGTTGGCGCGGCGGGCGGCGGCCTCGCAGGCTTCCAGCGTCCAGCCGAGGTCGCAGGCCGCACCCGCCACCTTGAAGACAAAGACATTGCCGGCGACACCGCGCCGCCCGTCCCGATCCTCCGGCGAGGAGGAGGCGACGTCGTCGGTGGTGACGACGGTGCGCACCGCGATCCCCGCGTCGGTCGCCAGCTCGGCCGCCATCTCGAAATTCATCGTGTCCCCGGCATAATTGCCATAGACGAAGAGAACGCCCGCGCCACCGTCGCACGCCCTGGCGGCGCGCAGGATCGGGTCCGGCGGCGGCGAGGAGAAGACGTTGCCGACCGCCACCGCGCTCGCCATGCCGCGCCCGACATAGCCGAGGAAACAGGGCTCGTGCCCAGAGCCCCCGCCGACCACCAGCGCGACGCGGCCTTTTCGCGCGCCAGCCTTGGCCATGAAAGCGCGCCGCGCGCCGGGAACGGGCACGAGATGCGTGCGATGGGCGCGCGCGGCGCCGTCGAGCATCTCGTCCACCACGTCGTCCGGGTCGTTCAGGAACTTCTTGACGAAGCGGCGCTGAAGCTCGGGCCCGGCGGCGGGAGGCGCGTCGCTCGGGCGCTGGCCGCGCTTCAGAAAGGCCGTGCTGGCCACGCCTTCCGCGTCGAGAATGCCGCGCGCCGTGGCGGCGTCGGTCACCAGGACGTCGCAATGGCGGCCGCGCAGCGTGGCGAGGATCGCCGGCACCTTGTCGAAGCCACCGGCCACCGCGATGCGCCGCTCGATTCCCGCGAGATCCTGGAGCGACAGGCCGATCGTGCGCTCGTCCAGCGGCCCTTCCACCGGCTCGCCGCCCGGGCCGATGAAGCGCCCGGCGACGACGCCGACCGCGTTGCGCGCGAGATAGTCCTGCAGCGGGACCGCATCGAAGAAGCCGGAGGAATGGATGGTGGAATTGGGCCGCAGCGATGAGATGCCGAGCAGCGCGCGGCTGGCCCCCCGCAGCGCCTCAAACTGGGCGCGCAGCAGCGGCTCGTCCAGAAGCAGGGCGCGCAGTTCCGGCGAGGACACGATGCCGGGCGCCGTCAACGGCAGACAAAAGGCGCCGAGCGCGTCCGCGATGGCGGAGGCGCAAAGCTCGGGCGAGAAGGGTGTGCCGGTGCTCATGCCGCCCGTCGCCTGCACCACGCGAAGATCCTGCAGCCGGGGCGCGCGCAGCTGCCGGGCGACGGCGAGCACCGTGCGCCCCCAGGCAACAGCAAGCGTGTCGCCCGAGCGCAGGAGATCAATCAGCGCCAAGCCGCCGGCGCGGCCGAGCCGGTCGATCAGCTGGCCCGCCTCGCCGCCATTGGGCACGACAAGGCAGTCATGCAAGCCGAAATGGCGCTTCACCTCGCGCGCCAGCGTGACGGCGGCGAGGCGCTGCGGCTCGATCGTGATGTCCACCACGCCGCGCTCGCGCGCGTCCGCAAGCGTGGCGTTGACCGTGGCGCGCGAGACGCCCATGGCGTCGGCGATCTCGCCCTGCGTCAGCCCTTCCTCGTAGTAGAGCCAGGCCGCCCAAAGCTGCGGATCGTCGCCGAAGCGGAGCGGAACCGGGATTGCCGCGTCCGCCGTGCCGTCCTTGGCCGTCTTGAGCTTGGGTTTCGCCGTGGTCACGCCGCCTCGCTTGGGCCTTGCCTTCAAGCCACCTTTCACACGGGCGCGCCGTGGCGCGCAACTCCCGGCGAAGGTGAGAAGGCTCAGGCCGACAGCCGCGCCTTGGCTCCTTCCGCCAGGACCGTCAGGATCATGGCGCAGGAGGTCGCGCCGGCATCGAGCACGCCGCGCGAGCGCTCGCCCAGCCGGCTCGCCCGGCCGATCTTCGCCACGAGGTCGATCGTGGAATCGCGCCCCGCCTCGGCGCCCTTCGTCAGTGCGTCGAGCGCGTCGGCGAAGGATCGGCCCTCCCCCGTCGCCTGGTCGAAGGCCTCGACGGCGGGAACCAGCGTGTCGATCAGCGTCTTGTCGCCGACCTTGGCCGAGCCGATGGACTGGATGCCCTCCAGCCCCTTGTGCAGCATGGCGGAGAAGAGCGGGGCGTCGATCGCCTCGGTCTGGCCCAGTGTTTCGGAGAACTCGGTGAACATCATGCCGTAGAGCGGGCCCATGGAGCCGCCGATCTCGCCCATCAGCACTTCGCTCAAGGTCTCCATCGCCTCGGTCAGGCTCACGTCGCGGCCCTTCAGCCGGTCCGCCGCCATGCCGAAGCCCTTGGCCATGTTCACGCCATGGTCGCCGTCGCCGATCTTGCCGTCGATCTCGGAAAGATAGGCCCGGTTCTCCACGATCCGGTCCGCCATGGCGAGGACGATCGCGCCGCTGCCGCTATTGGAAAAGCTCTGCATGGTCACCGTTTCCTCAGACCTGAACCAGCGCGGGGCACGCGGCGGGCGCGTCGAGAAGAGCTTTCAGCTCCTCGTCCAGCGCGATCACCGTCAGCGTCGCGCCGACCATTTCCAGCGAGGTGAAATAATTGCCGACATAGGTTCGATGGATCTTGAGGCCGCGCTTTGCGATCTCCTCCTCGATCGTGTCGCCGAGGATGTAGAGCTCGTTCAGCGGCGTCGCGCCGAGGCCCGAGACGAGGACCGCGACCTGCGCCCCTTCTGGGAGGGCGTGGTCGTCCAGGACGATCGTCGCCATGTCGCGCGCCACCTCAGCCGCGGTCTTCAAGGGCTCGACGCGGATGCCGGGCTCGCCGTGATGGCCGATGCCGACCTCCATCGTGCCGGGCTCGATCTGGAAATTGGGATGGCCGACGGCGGGCAACGTGCAGGGGCCGAGGCCGATGCCGACCGAGCGGCAATTGTCGATAGCGCGCTGGGCGGTGGCGCGCACCTCTTCCAGGCTCGCGCCGCTCGCCGCCTTGGCGCCGCCGATCTTCCAGAGGAGAATCTCCCCCGCCACGCCCCGGCGCTTCTCGCGCTCCGACAGGGGGGCCGAGCAGACGTCGTCGTTGGCGACGACGGTCGCGATCTCGATCCCGTCCTTGGAGGCGAGCTTGGTCGCCATTTTCACGTTCATGTTGTCGCCGGCATAATTGCCGTAGAGGCAGACCACCCCTGCCCCGCCATCGGCCTCCTTGAACGCGTCATGGAAGCTCTTGGCGGTCGGCGAGGAAAAGAGCTCGCCCACGGCCACCGCGTCCAGCATGTTGCGGCCGGTGTAGCCGATGAAGGCCGGCTCGTGGCCCGAGCCGCCGCCCGTCACCACGCCGACCTTGCCCTTTTGCGGGGCGAAGGTGGAGACGATGACGCGCCGGTTGCGCTCCGACAGGCGGACCAGATCGGGATGGGCCTTCACGAAGCCCTTCACCGTATCCTCCACCACCTCGTCCGGGTTGTTGATGAAACGCTGCATCATGGTTTGGCACCCGTTCCCAAAATCAGACGATGGTGTAGCCGCCGTCGACCAGAAGGTCGGCGCCGTTGATCATATCCGCCCCGTTGGAGGCAAGGAAAACCGCCGCGGCGGCGATTTCCTGCGGGTAGGCGAACCGGCCCGAGGGAATGCGCCGGCGCGCCGCCTCGCCCTTCTCGCCGCTCCAGGCCTTGCGGCCGAGATCGGTGAGAACGATCGTCGGCGAGATCGTGTTGACGCAGATTCCGTGCTTGCCCCATTCGGCGGCAAGCGTCTTGGACAGGCCGATGACGCCGAATTTCGAGGCGCAATAGGCGACATGCTCGTCGATGGCCACCGTGCCGGCCTGCGAGGCGAGGTTGACGATCTTTCCGCCGCGCCCGGCCTTGATCATCGCCCGGCCCGCCGCCTGGCTGACCAGGAACGTGCCCTTCAGATTGATGGCGATGGTCTTGTCCCAAGCATCGACCCCGAGATCCTCGGCCGGCGCGAGCGCCACGATGCCGGCACTGTTCACCGCGATGTCGATCTGCCCGAAGGCGGCGAGCACGGCGTCGATCGCCGACGTGACGGAGGCGGCGTCCGACACGTCGCAGCGGAAGGCCTTGGCGTCGTCGCCGAGCGACTTCGCCATGGCTTCGGCGGCTTCCTGTTGAATGTCGAGAACGGCGATGCGCGCGCCCTTCTGCGCATAGGCCTGCGCAATCGCCGCGCCGATGCCGGAGCCGCCGCCGGTGACGAGCGCGACCTTGCCGGCGAGCGAGAAGTTCAGATCCACTTGGGGGCTGGCGTCGCTCATGGCGGCCTATCCTTTAAGTCTCGAATGGGGAGTTCAGTCTTCGATGGGTCGCGTGGCGGCCGGTTGGACCACGCCCGCGCCGAGGCGGACAGGCGGGCGTCGCCGAACGGGCCAGGGGCCTGGCGAAGAGACGGGAGCGGCAGCGAGGCCACCGCTCCCAATCGATGCTACTTGCGCGATTCCAGGAGCTTGTCGGCGTTGTCGAGCGTCACCGGCGTCCAGGGCACGAGATAGGTCTTTTCCTTGCCATCCTTCCAGCTCATGGCCGGATACTGCTTCCAGATATCGGACTGGGGCTGGTAGTCCGGCTTCACCGCCTTGATGGCGACGTCCAGCGCGCCCTGCGCCTGGGCGTTGGCGTCCTGCAGGATGGAGGCCATCTCCTTGGCCTTCACCGCGTTGATCGCGTCGGTCACGCCGTCGATGCCGGCGATGGCGAAGTCCTCGACCTTGAGATTGGCCGCCTTGATCGCCTCGATCGCGCCGAGCGCCATCTCGTCGTTCTGACCGATCACGCCGCCGATCTGGCCGGGATGCGAGGTCAGCCAGTTCTCCATCAGGGTCTGCGCCTCGGCGCGCGACCAGTTGGCCGTCTGCTGTTCCAGCACCTTCACATCCGGGCAGGCGGCCAGCGCCTTCTCGTTGCCTTCGAGGCGCTGAATCTGGCCGGACTGGCCGATCGGTCCCTCGATGATGACGACATTGCCCTTGCAGCCCATCTTGTCGAGAACCGACTTGGCTTCCAGTTCGCCGGCCTCGACGTCGTTGGAGCCGACATAGGAGGCGAGAAGGTCGGAGTTCACACGAGCGTTGGAGCCGACCACGGGAATGCCGGCGTCATGGGCGGTCTGCACGGCGGCGGCGCCCGCCTCGACATCCATCGGCACGAAGATGATCGCGTTGTATTTCTGCGTGATCATCGTGTTGAACTGTTCCTGCTGGACCAGCGCGTCGTAGCGGCCGTCGAAGATCGTCACCTCGACCTCGCCGCTCTTGACGGCCGGGTGCTTCTGCAGCGCGGCCGTCCAGATCTGCATGAACTCGGCGTTGAGGCCGTAGACCGTCGCGCCGATCTTAAGCTTTTCCTGGGCCATGGCGGCGGGCGCGTAGAGCGCCGAGGCCATGGCGAAGGCGAGCATGAGTTTCTTCATGTGGTGGTTCCTCCCTGGATGGTCTGGTGCGGGCGCGCCGATCCGGCGCTCCGTTGGATGGGCCGGCTCCTCCGCCGGCCGAGACGATGGGCGCGGGTGCGCCGATGGGCATGAGACGCGCGCGGGCGCGTTGATGGGGTCAGGCGCCGTGCTTGCGCGTCTGGTCCAGCATCACGGCGCCGACGATCAGGGCGCCCTTCAGGATCTGCTGGTAGTAGGATTGGATGCCGAGGAGATCGAGGCCGTTGTTCATGACGCCGATGATCAGCGCGCCGATCAGGGTGCCGGTCACCCGCCCGACGCCGCCCGACAGCGACGTGCCGCCGATGACCACCGCCGCGATGGCGTCGAGCTCGTAGGCGACGCCGGCCTGCGGCAGGGCCGAGCCCGTGCGCGCCGACAGGATCATGCCGGCGAGGCCCGACAGCGCGCCGGAAATGACATAGACGAGGAAGCGGATACGAGTGACGTCGATCCCGGATGTCTTGGCCGCGTGCGGATTACCGCCCACGGCATAGATGTAGCGGCCGAAGCGGGTGCGCGAAAGAATCCACCAAGAGACGATGAAGACGCCGGCGAGGATCACCACCGGCATGGGCACGCCGAGAACGTTGCCCGTGCCGATCCAGCGGAAGTCCGGCACGAGGCCGGGCACCGGGCGCCCGTTGCCGTAGATCAGAGTCGCGCCGCGCGCCGCCGAGAGCATGCCGAGGGTCGCCACGAAGGCCGGCACGGAAAAGCGCGAGACGATGAGGCCGACGATCGAGCCCGTCAGGACGCCCACGCCGATGCCGGCGGCGAGCGCCAGCGCCACGGGATAGGGCCCGCCCGCGACGCCCGCCGGCGAGGTCGTGGCAAGACTGGCGCTGACCATGCCGGCCAGCGCCACGACCGAGCCGACCGACAGGTCGATGCCGCGCGTCAGGATGACGAAGGTCATGCCGATGGCGAGCACGCCGTTGATCGAGGTCTGGAGCAGGACGTTGGAGATGTTGCCGGCCGTCAGGAAGAACTCGTTCGACAGCGCCAGCACCGCGACGAGCACCAGAAAGGCGATGAAGATGCCGTATTCCTGGATCAGGAGGCGGCGACGCTCAGAGCCGAACCAGCCCGTGGCCGGTTTCATACCGATGTCAGACAACGCTGTTCTCCCATAGCGTTCGAGACGTCCCGAGGGGCGAGGCTCAGGTCGAAAGATGGACGAGCGACTGGGCGCTGGCCTCGGCGCGCTCGAGAATGCCGGCCGAGCGCCCGCCGCGCATGACCATGACGCGGTCCGACATGCCCAGCACCTCGTCGATCTCGGACGAGATCATCACCACCGTGCCGCCGCCGGCCGCGAAGTCGCAGATGACGCGGTAAATCTCGCGCTTGGCGCCGACATCGACGCCGCGCGTCGGCTCGTCCAGCAGGAGCAGGCGCGGATTGCGCAGGAACCACTTGCCGAGCACCACCTTCTGCTGGTTGCCGCCCGACAGGCCGGAGACCGGCATCGTGTCGCGCGCCGCCTTGATGGCGAAGCGCTCGATCATGGCGCGGCTGGCCTCGACCTCCGCCTTGCCGCGCATCACGAAGCCGGGGCTCATCTCGGGCAGGCTGGCGAGCGCGATATTGGCGCGCACCGAATCCGACAGGTTGAGACCGGTCTGCTTGCGGTCTTCCGTCACCAGCGCGATGCCCTGGCGCATCGCGTCGCGCGGGCCGGTGATGGAGACGTCGGCCCCCTCGACGCGGATCTGCCCCTGCGCCTTGGGGTCGAGGCCGAACAGGGCGTCGAAGATTTCCGTGCGGCCCGAGCCCATCAACCCGTAGATGCCGAAGATCTCGCCCTTGCGCACGGAAAACGAGATGTCGGAGATATGGCCGGGGCTCGACAGGCCCTCGACCTCCAGTCCGATCTCGGCGGTCGGCGCGTTGGTCTTGATATATTCCTCGCCCATCTCGCGGCCCACGATCATGCGGATCAGCGAGGGACGATCCGTCTCGGCCAGCTTGCCGCTGGCGACATAGGCGCCGTCGCGGAACACGGTGTAGCTGTCGGCGATCTGGAAGATTTCCGACAGGCGGTGCGAGACATAGACGATGCCGCGCCCCTGGGCCTTCAGGCGCTCGATGGCGGAAAAGAGCTGCTGCGCCTCGCGCTCGCCGATGGCCGATGTCGGCTCGTCCATGAAGATGACTTCGGCGTCGTGGCTCAGCGCCTTGGCGATTTCGACCAGCTGCATCTGCGCGACGGTCAGCGTCTGCATGGTCTGGCTCGCGCGGATCTGGAAGCCCAGCTCGTCGAGCAGGCTTTGCGCGTCGCGGTTCATGGCCCGAAAGTCGATGCCGCCGAAGCGGCCTGAAGGCTCGCGGCCGAGATAGATGTTCTCGGCCACCGTCATGAAGGGAACCGGGCTTAGCTCCTGCTCGATGATGGCGATGCCGGCGGCCAGCGCCTCGGCCGGACCGGAAAACTCCACCTCGCGCTCGCCGCGCCAGATCGTGCCGCCGTCGCGCTTGTGAATGCCCATGAGGATGGAAAGAAACGTGGATTTGCCCGCGCCATTGCCGCCGCACAGCGCATGGACCGAGCCCGGTGCCAGTTCGAAGCGGCCGTCCTTCAGAGCCGCGACGCCGCCGAACGACTTGCGTAGCCCTTCAACCCGCAGAAGCGGTGCCGACATGGTGCCTCCTCCCGAAGGCGGCCGGTCTTCCCCCGGTGTCGCCCTCCCTCCCCGGCACCGACTCCCATCGGCGCTTCGTTGTGACTTTTTTCAAGCATGGCTCGACATCTGTCAACTCGCCTTGTTGCGATCCCCCGGAATTTCATCTGATTGGCTTGGCATCCTTGTGTGGTTTGGGGATGCGCCAGCGGAAGCCCGCGGCTGTCATCTCGCCGACATACGGCGGCGGTACGGGCGGACCGAAGGGGCTGGCCGGCGGCCTGCCCGGTCGCCGCTCGAGGAATCGTCCCATGATCGTGCCCTCCCCTTCTCCTCGACAGGCGGGCCGCGAGGCGGCTCTCATTCTCCTATTTCTGTTCGGTCTCGCGTTGACGAACGCTTCGCTCGTCACCTTCATGGGGTTCCACATCGTTCACGATCTCGGCCAGCCGCCCTGGGCGATCGGGCTCTATGCCGGCGTCACGACGCTGGTGAGCGTGACGGCCAACCGGGCGGCGGGCGAGCGGATCGACCGGGGCTGGCCGATCGCCCGGCTGGTGTCGCTTGCCAATCTCTGCATGCTCGCCGGCACGCTGATCCTGGCCCTGCCGCATGACTACGCGCGCCTTCTCACGCTCGCCGCGCCCCTCGTGGCGCTGGGCCAGACGGCGACCACGAGCCTCTACAGTCTCGGGCGGCTTCATGCCGAGCGAAACGGGATCGATCCCGCCCGCGCCAACACGCGCCTTCGCACCATGACGTCGCTCGGCTGGATGATCGGGCCGCCGTTGGGTTTCGGCGCGGCCGATCTTTGGGGCAGCGCTTCGGTGTTTCGCCATGCCGCAGTTCTGGCGGCGCTGTGTCTCGGCCTTGGCTTTCTCTGCCTGCCGCGCGGCTTTCGCAAAGACACGCCGACGCCAGCGAACAGCTCGGCTGCGGCGAGGGAGGACGGGCCGAACCCGGCGCTGCGGATCGCCGGGCTCGTGTGCCTGCTCTTCTCGATCTCACAGTGCCTTTGTGCTGTCTCGCTGCCGATCTTCCTGATTCAGGACATCGGCCTGCCGACCTTCGCGCCCGGCCTGTCCTTCGGCGTGAAATGCCTGTTCGAGGTGGTGCTGATCCTGTCCTGCGCGCCGCTGATCGCGCGCTTCGGCGCGCGAACCTGCCTCCTCGCCTCGGCGGGGCTTGGCGTCCTCGCCTATGCCCTGCTCTCGAAGGTCCATTCGATCCCGACGCTGATCGTCGGCGCGGCGGCGGAAGGCGTCTATTACGGCCTCTTCGCCGGCGTCAGCGCCAGTTTCGTTCAAGGCTTCTCACGCGGGCGCATCGGCCGCGCGACCTCGCTTTACATGAACAGCCTCTTCCTCGGCAGCTTGGCCGCCACCAGCCTCCTGGCGGCCCTCGCGACGTTTCTGAGCTTTCGCGCCACCATCCTCGCAGCGATGGGCACCATGGCCGGCGCGGCAATCCTGCTTCTCCTTACACGCCGCTTCGACGCGCAGTCTGACCTTGCCGC
This region of Aureimonas sp. AU20 genomic DNA includes:
- a CDS encoding dihydroxyacetone kinase subunit DhaK; its protein translation is MQRFINNPDEVVEDTVKGFVKAHPDLVRLSERNRRVIVSTFAPQKGKVGVVTGGGSGHEPAFIGYTGRNMLDAVAVGELFSSPTAKSFHDAFKEADGGAGVVCLYGNYAGDNMNVKMATKLASKDGIEIATVVANDDVCSAPLSEREKRRGVAGEILLWKIGGAKAASGASLEEVRATAQRAIDNCRSVGIGLGPCTLPAVGHPNFQIEPGTMEVGIGHHGEPGIRVEPLKTAAEVARDMATIVLDDHALPEGAQVAVLVSGLGATPLNELYILGDTIEEEIAKRGLKIHRTYVGNYFTSLEMVGATLTVIALDEELKALLDAPAACPALVQV
- the dhaL gene encoding dihydroxyacetone kinase subunit DhaL gives rise to the protein MQSFSNSGSGAIVLAMADRIVENRAYLSEIDGKIGDGDHGVNMAKGFGMAADRLKGRDVSLTEAMETLSEVLMGEIGGSMGPLYGMMFTEFSETLGQTEAIDAPLFSAMLHKGLEGIQSIGSAKVGDKTLIDTLVPAVEAFDQATGEGRSFADALDALTKGAEAGRDSTIDLVAKIGRASRLGERSRGVLDAGATSCAMILTVLAEGAKARLSA
- a CDS encoding substrate-binding domain-containing protein, whose translation is MKKLMLAFAMASALYAPAAMAQEKLKIGATVYGLNAEFMQIWTAALQKHPAVKSGEVEVTIFDGRYDALVQQEQFNTMITQKYNAIIFVPMDVEAGAAAVQTAHDAGIPVVGSNARVNSDLLASYVGSNDVEAGELEAKSVLDKMGCKGNVVIIEGPIGQSGQIQRLEGNEKALAACPDVKVLEQQTANWSRAEAQTLMENWLTSHPGQIGGVIGQNDEMALGAIEAIKAANLKVEDFAIAGIDGVTDAINAVKAKEMASILQDANAQAQGALDVAIKAVKPDYQPQSDIWKQYPAMSWKDGKEKTYLVPWTPVTLDNADKLLESRK
- a CDS encoding bifunctional sugar-binding transcriptional regulator/dihydroxyacetone kinase subunit DhaK; protein product: MTTAKPKLKTAKDGTADAAIPVPLRFGDDPQLWAAWLYYEEGLTQGEIADAMGVSRATVNATLADARERGVVDITIEPQRLAAVTLAREVKRHFGLHDCLVVPNGGEAGQLIDRLGRAGGLALIDLLRSGDTLAVAWGRTVLAVARQLRAPRLQDLRVVQATGGMSTGTPFSPELCASAIADALGAFCLPLTAPGIVSSPELRALLLDEPLLRAQFEALRGASRALLGISSLRPNSTIHSSGFFDAVPLQDYLARNAVGVVAGRFIGPGGEPVEGPLDERTIGLSLQDLAGIERRIAVAGGFDKVPAILATLRGRHCDVLVTDAATARGILDAEGVASTAFLKRGQRPSDAPPAAGPELQRRFVKKFLNDPDDVVDEMLDGAARAHRTHLVPVPGARRAFMAKAGARKGRVALVVGGGSGHEPCFLGYVGRGMASAVAVGNVFSSPPPDPILRAARACDGGAGVLFVYGNYAGDTMNFEMAAELATDAGIAVRTVVTTDDVASSSPEDRDGRRGVAGNVFVFKVAGAACDLGWTLEACEAAARRANQRTYTMGVALEPCSMPQSRRFNFAIGPDEMEVGVGIHGEPGVSREAIRPADAVADTIMDRILSELPEDRGGRVAVLVNSFGATPLMELYVLYRRVEQRLAARGLTVARNWIGHYCTSLDMAGASVSVLHLDDALLALLDHPCDTPFFHVAPSTT
- the mgtE gene encoding magnesium transporter produces the protein MQDTLEFEWLSQLAKDAEEFRGKHVADIVQKLNELTAEAAAFVTARLPIEVAAEVFDHPSLDEPQNILAALDASKAAAVLDAMAADRLAYLFRDMEEPPREQLLALLTNETRSVVASLLTHPEGSAGSLMTTEFVSVPSSWTIGETLKHVREVEGARETIYAIYVVDPATRRLERAVSLRRLISGDLHAPVGSVARYDNPITVLPQTDREEVARLISEYDLLAIPVVDEKRHVLGIVTVDDVIDAMIEASTEDAHKFGGVEALDEPYPDIGFLEMLKKRAGWLAVLFLSEMLTASAMQHFEDELERAVVLTLFIPLIMSSGGNSGSQATSLIIRALALGELKLGDWWRVALREAPTGLALGAFLGVIGMARIAIWQTAGIFDYGPHWVLVGLTVALALVAIVTFGSLAGSMLPFILKRLGFDPASASAPFVATLVDVSGLVIYFSVALLVLKGTLL
- the dhaL gene encoding dihydroxyacetone kinase subunit DhaL — protein: MEQTASNRLAAVFAAIRQAVEAEKTHLSELDGPIGDADHGTTMALGFRAVDRTLSASRDASPSVIFAQAAAAFLDAVGASTGPLYATGFRRAAQRLEGRVEFGPEEQVLTLEGIAAGIAERGKAQRGDKTMLDVWLPAAEAARAAFVRKQPLWPAVTETAERAAEATGSMVASRGRAARLGERSLGHLDPGAVSAALILRAMAGILSPTA
- a CDS encoding GolD/DthD family dehydrogenase, giving the protein MSDASPQVDLNFSLAGKVALVTGGGSGIGAAIAQAYAQKGARIAVLDIQQEAAEAMAKSLGDDAKAFRCDVSDAASVTSAIDAVLAAFGQIDIAVNSAGIVALAPAEDLGVDAWDKTIAINLKGTFLVSQAAGRAMIKAGRGGKIVNLASQAGTVAIDEHVAYCASKFGVIGLSKTLAAEWGKHGICVNTISPTIVLTDLGRKAWSGEKGEAARRRIPSGRFAYPQEIAAAAVFLASNGADMINGADLLVDGGYTIV